CGACCTGATCTTCAATGGATTCTCCGGAAAGTTTATCTACATAGGGATGCAAATAGGCGACCTCCGTACCGGACAGTTTAACATCATAGGAAACCGCTGTTTCATGGACATCTTCCAATAGGTCCGGGTTTGCTATCCATTTTTTCCCCATCCAGGTGTCGACCTGATACCAAATCCCACTCCCTGCACTAAAGCTGTTCACACTATGAAATTTCAACGGTCGATAGGAAAAACTAGCCGTTGCATGAAGCTTCTGTGGAGACAGCCGAAAGCTTGCACCAAGCTCCATGTCTGGATCATCATAAAGCGGCGTTTCAACCGCTATCGTAATAGCTTGATCCAAAGCCTCTACTTCACCCACAATCATCTCGGGGTCCTCTTTGATCCATTTGGGACCGAGCCATGTTTCCACCAGGTACCACACCTGATCTCCACCTAAGCTAGCCGAATCTAGAACTGCTACCGATTGATAAGCAGATATGGACCCAACAGGCTTCTCCGTACCCACATGATCGTTATAGATGGGCGTGTCCTGCTTAACAAATAGATGATCGAACCCCAAAGTAGGTTCGGAAGCTAATGCGGTACTGGACGATACCGTTGAAAACACGAGCATGACGGTTAAAGCAACTCTCCTTCGAATACACCCTGATATTCTTATAATTTCCACTCCTTTCCATTCTGTTAGTTGTACGCCGCAAAAACAGAATTGTTTCTTGAAATTGCATGAAAAATGGATTCCACCCTAACCCCCAATATCTATAGAAAAATTGTGATGAATTTCATTTTATATCATGTTAGCATTCGAAATGTAAGATTCTAGAAATGGAGAGGAGCACAAAAGATGAACATCCGCTTCGAAACAATGCCAAATTATCGCATCGCTTATGTTAGACAATGTGGGCCGTACGGACCCGAACATGCAAGAGCCATGGATCAGCTCAAAAAATGGGCTAGCAGCAACCATTTACTGAATGAGTCAGCCATATTGCTTGGCATACCGCAAGATAACCCTCAAATTACGCTTCCTGAAAAATGCCGATACGACGCATGTATTGTACTTACAAACGATGTTCCGGCAGATGGTTCCATTCATTTCGGTGAATTACCGGGAGGGGACTATATGATTCGGACGATTCCACATACAGCAGATGCAATTCAAATCGCTTGGTCTGAAATCATCTCAGCAGTTCATCAGCAAGGATATGAAATAGAAAACAAACCTCTGTTTGAACGATATTCAGGCGAAATGCTCTCTACTGAAAAATGTGAACTATGTGTACCCGTTAGACCTGTCTCACATACTTAGCATGAAGAAAAGCCCGGGCGATGTTTCTATCGCTCGGGCTTACTTGTTTTATCCTTCTTTGAATCCTCACCTTCTAGTTTTCTCCTATTGTCAACATGGATCCATAAGTGATAGAAAGTCCAAAATACTGGAGCAATCAACACGGCAAAAAATTTTTGTTCATTAGGCAAATAGAGCGCTAATAAAATTGCGATGCAAGCAAATGGAGGTAACAAAATCGCATATTTTTTCCAGTGCAACAGGTATTCCCCCCTTCAATGGGATTATACCAAACATTCACATGATGCCAAGGATCATTTTTATTTTTTCAAAAGCAAATACATAAAATAAGGAGCGCCGATCAAGGCGACCATGATACCCGCTGCAATCCCCTCCGGTTCCACCAGATTACGTCCGATCGTATCCGCAATCAGCAACAGCCAGCCGCCGAGCAGAATCGCGATAGGAATAAACAGCTGATTCCTCGGCCCCACCAGCGCTTTAGCAATATGCGGCGCCAGCAAGCCTACGAATGCAATACCTCCCGTTACGGAGACCGCCGAAGCAGCCAGTGCAACGGCTGTGAGCAGAAGAATGATTCTTTCTTTCTCAACTGAAACTCCTACCCCTGTCGCTACAGGCTGCCCTAGTGCTAGAAGATTCAACCTCTGCGCTTTATAGAGAGTGAACGGAATCAGTACAATCAACCACGGTAGCAGTGCCCAAATGAACGGCCAATCCGTCCCCCAAATCGACCCGGCTATCCACTTCGCAATAAAGTCTACCTTCGCCTTTTCCGCCGATGAGATCACCATAATCATGATACCCGAGAGCGCAATGGAAAATCCGAAACCGATCAGTACGAGCCGTACGGGCTGCAGTCCTGTACCTCTTTGGTAGGAACACAAGTAGATCAGCAATGAAGTCACGAACGCGCCTAAGAAAGCAACCAGAGGAATGACATACACAAAAGAACCTGGCTCGATCGGAACAAACACGAAGAAAATCGCGACAGCTACTCCCGCGCCAGAATTGATCCCAAGGATCCCAGGGTCGGCCAAATCATTGCGGGTAATGCCCTGCAGAATGGAACCGGACAATGCGAGAGCCATTCCCCCCAGCATCGTAATGACGATACGCGGCATTCTGAGTGTGAAAAGCACGAAATTTTCTTTAAATGTACCCTGTCCGAGCAAAGTCGGAATGATTCGATCGTAAGATACTGACGAAGAACCTAGACCTAGACCGATCATGATGGTAACCAAGATAAGCAGCATGCCGCAAAGAACCAAGAGTCTCTGCTTTCTTACAAGTGCCTGCTGAATCACGATGTGATCCCCCTCCCTTTACACTCGACCAGCAGAAAAAACGGCAGCCCCAGCACCGCGACAACGGCCACTACAGGCGTCTCAAAAGGAGAATGGACCGTGCGTGCCAGCATATCGGCAAACATCATGAACGTAGCCCCGAAAATAGCCGACAAAGGGAGAATATGCCGGTAGTTCTGCCCGACAACAGTCCGGACGACGTGCGGGATCATCAGACCAACGAAGGCGATATTGCCGACTAATGCAACGGATGCGCCTGCCAGCAAGACCACAACGATAAACAGCACAGCTTTTATCTGAAAAAGCTTTTGCCCAAGCCCAGCAGCAACTTCCTCACTTAGACTTAGGATCGTCAACTGATTCGATAGCAGCAATGCGACCAAAGTTCCTGCCAGAATGACAGGCCCGATTGCTACAATTTGCGACCACGACGTGCCGATCATACCTCCCGATGTCCACATGGAGACGTCCTTGGAAATTTTGAAGTAAATGCCTACACCTTCCGAAACGGCAATGAGGAATGCAGTGACCGCCGCGCCTGCTAGCACAATTCGGAGCGGTGAGAATCCTCCTCTTTTCATCGCGCCTATCCCGAATACCATGGCTGCGCCGACCGCAGCTCCAAGAAAGCATGCTGTCATCATGCCAAAGTACGTCAGAGCAGGCAGAAACGCAATCGTACATGCCAGCGCTGCGCTGGAACCAGCCGTTAGTCCAAGCAAGCCGGGATCGGCAAGCGGATTTCTCGTCATCCCCTGCATGATGGCACCTGAAACCGCCAGAGCAGCGCCCACAAGGATCCCTGCCATTTCACGCGGAAACCGAATTTCCCGAATCATGGTCAAATGATCGCCTGAAGTGCTCGAAGTCAGCGCCGTCCATACTTCGTTTAGCGTTGTGTCAGCAGCACCCTGAACCATCGAAATAACAAAAATAACGGCAAACAATAGCAGATTCACTGCCAAGGCAATACGAAATGACATCCTTGATTGAACTACTCTCATTGGAATCCTCTCATCTTCGATTATATTCGGTGTTGATAATGATTATCATTAACAATAATGAATACGATACTGTACAGGCTCAACCTTTGTCAATAATTTTTCATTGTATTCACGGACAAAACAAGGTATATTCATTAATAATGATTCTCAATATCATTTAAAAGGCTAGGAGTGAGTGAACTTATGGTGCAGCAGGAGCAAGTATTCGATGTCACCATTATTGGAGGCGGACCAGCCGGACTTTACTCGGCATTTTATAGCGGACTTCGAGAAATGAAGACAAAAATCATAGAATTTCAGCCGCGTCTTGGCGGTAAGATTCACGTGTACCCGGAGAAAATGATTTGGGATGTTGGCGGCTTGACACCTATCTCAGGAGAAAAACTCATACAACAGCTGGTCGAACAAGGTTTAACCTTTCAACCCGAAGTGGTTCTGAATGAAAAAGTGGAATCCATACAGCGCAGCGATGACGGTTTTTTTGAACTTCAGACTTTATCCGGACAGATCCATTATTCCAAAACAGTTATTGTAGCCGTCGGCTCCGGAATCTTAAACCCCAAAAAGCTGGAGATCGAAGGTGCAGAGCGTTACGAGGTTTCCAACCTCAATTACACCGTGAAGTCGATGCAGAGATTTAAAGGCAAAACCGTCATTATTTCCGGTGGAGGCAATTCCGCTATCGATTGGGCGAATGAACTGGAGCCTATTGCCGGGCGTGTCTATCTTACCTACCGGAAAGACCAGCTGAACGGGCACGAAGCGCAAGCCACTCAGCTTAGGAACAGCTCTGTTGTCTGCCTTTTGAATACCTCTATAACCAAACTAATCGCTTCCGAGGAGCATGATAGAATTGCCCATGTCGAGCTCACCAAGCACGACACAGGTGAAGTTGAATATCTGTCCATTGATGAAGTCATTATTAATCATGGATACGAACGCGACACTACCCTTCTGCAAAACAGTACCATACACATTGAAATGGCGCAGAACTACTATATTTCAGGCAGCTCCACTAGTGAATCCTCTGTTGAAGGGCTTTATGCTGTTGGAGATATCCTCTACCACCCCGGCAAGGTAAATTTAATAGCGGGAGCATTCCAGGATGCTGCGAACGCAGTGAACAAAGCGAAGCTATATATTCAACCGACAGCGGAAAAATATGGAATGGTCTCTTCGCATAACGAAGTGTTTAAACAACGAAATCGGGAGCTTGTGAAGCAAATGTACAAGTAAGCTGCCTATGTGTTTACCTGTCTTTACATAATAAAGTAGGGATGGACCAGGAGCTGCCCCCTATTCCATCCCTTATCTTTTCGCCGTTCTATTTGGAAAATTCACATCTCCCCTGACTCCGCTACTGCTCCAAGTCCTTGATCGCTGAACATACGGTAGCTAAGGTCCACTGTGGATTGGCATACCCCGCTGGCGCATTCAAATATGGCAGCCATGCCTCTTGAAAGCCCGATTTTGCTTTGGCCGCGCTGCACGCTTCTACAACATTTTCCCCTGTAGAAGTTCTGGTTAGTAACTCCTTCGCAGCAGAGCGAAGTTCTGGATAACACGTTCAAACTCCACTTCCTCATCGTGGTCGATGCCGCCTTCAACTAGCTTGCCACCAAAGAGAAAAGCATACGGCTGATAAGAAGCCTTCTTCTTTTCGCTTGCTGCCTTAAATTCCTTTAAAGCTCTTTCCGTATGCCCTAGTTCTTCCGACCATAGCCCATCCATAAGCAGATGATAGGGTGTCGGCGAATCGGCAAATACCCGATCCTTCATGACAAGAGCAAGCTGTTCGACCCTGTAAGTATCCGTAAAATCTCTTTGCCACATGCCTGCACCAACGGAGTCGATGAGCCCTCCGGTAAGCCGCAGCTCACCGTTTTTCACCTCAACCTTGACCACACTGGCCATTTCCGCTGATCCTTGCAGCATGTCAAGCTGATCGTTAGCCGTCCATGTTGATATCGTATAGGTGGAAAAAGAAGTATGGGCTCCGCTGTTTACGGATACCCAAATGATCTCCGGCTTACCATCGCCAGTTAAATCCTCAGCAGCCTCCACATTGGCTCTTGAGAAGTTGACATTAGGAAAGTCGAAGGTTTGCAGCCTAAATCGTGAATGCTTATACGAGATTACAGCTCCGTAAGCTTTGCGCTGCATGAATTCACCCGCCTGCGGGTCTCCCGAACTTTCATACAGTACACAAGCCCACTCATCGCTTGCCTGATCACCATCTAAATCAGCATGTATGAGCTTGATCGGCTCCCCTGTCGAATCGTAAGGGGCGGCTATGGCCTTCAGCCATTCGGACATATCTTCAGGCTTTTGCTGAAGCTTTTCGAGTTCTTGTGTGATGTGATCCTTAAGGGAAAGCTGAAATGGCTTAGTCTGATGACCGGAGGAGCTTGAAGCTTCACTTGAAGCGCTAGTCTCCATCAGCAATGGATGGTTCGACTGTATATCGGTCGATGCAGTTGAGGCAACACCAGATGCTCCCTGCTTCCCGTATACCGATATGAACACAATGATGCTGATCATGATAAAAGATACTCCACCTATCAGGGTAAATAGCCTTGTCTTGTTCATGTGTTCACATTCCTTCGCCAGCCGTATGTATAACTAATAGACGAAGGATGAAAGAAATTCGTTTATTTTAGACTTGGAGCTGCCTTTCTAATCTTAGAGCTGCCAAGATTCTACCAATTGAGCCGCCGTGGAAGGATGATACCCCTTGCCGATCAGGTAGGATCGGGCAGACGTCTTTCGAAGTGTATGCTCGGCGGAGTATTGACGCGCTTCATCTAGCCCTTGTGTCACGCAGATCTCTACGTGCTGCAAAGTTTCCATTTTTAGTTGTTCGTTTGAGGTTGTATAAGATGATTCCACACAATACCTGCTATATTCAGGCGGCATGTACGAGGTAGATACATCCCCTGTCATACGCATGACAGGCATGCTCTCCCGACAGCCAATCGGCGGACCGAGGATGACCGATTCCCGGATTGGGGCGACAGCTTTGGCGAATTCCTCCCCATCGACACAATAAGCAAGCTCCACAA
This genomic window from Paenibacillus hexagrammi contains:
- a CDS encoding AraC family transcriptional regulator, whose product is MNIRFETMPNYRIAYVRQCGPYGPEHARAMDQLKKWASSNHLLNESAILLGIPQDNPQITLPEKCRYDACIVLTNDVPADGSIHFGELPGGDYMIRTIPHTADAIQIAWSEIISAVHQQGYEIENKPLFERYSGEMLSTEKCELCVPVRPVSHT
- a CDS encoding YgjV family protein translates to MHWKKYAILLPPFACIAILLALYLPNEQKFFAVLIAPVFWTFYHLWIHVDNRRKLEGEDSKKDKTSKPER
- a CDS encoding FecCD family ABC transporter permease; protein product: MIQQALVRKQRLLVLCGMLLILVTIMIGLGLGSSSVSYDRIIPTLLGQGTFKENFVLFTLRMPRIVITMLGGMALALSGSILQGITRNDLADPGILGINSGAGVAVAIFFVFVPIEPGSFVYVIPLVAFLGAFVTSLLIYLCSYQRGTGLQPVRLVLIGFGFSIALSGIMIMVISSAEKAKVDFIAKWIAGSIWGTDWPFIWALLPWLIVLIPFTLYKAQRLNLLALGQPVATGVGVSVEKERIILLLTAVALAASAVSVTGGIAFVGLLAPHIAKALVGPRNQLFIPIAILLGGWLLLIADTIGRNLVEPEGIAAGIMVALIGAPYFMYLLLKK
- a CDS encoding FecCD family ABC transporter permease, yielding MRVVQSRMSFRIALAVNLLLFAVIFVISMVQGAADTTLNEVWTALTSSTSGDHLTMIREIRFPREMAGILVGAALAVSGAIMQGMTRNPLADPGLLGLTAGSSAALACTIAFLPALTYFGMMTACFLGAAVGAAMVFGIGAMKRGGFSPLRIVLAGAAVTAFLIAVSEGVGIYFKISKDVSMWTSGGMIGTSWSQIVAIGPVILAGTLVALLLSNQLTILSLSEEVAAGLGQKLFQIKAVLFIVVVLLAGASVALVGNIAFVGLMIPHVVRTVVGQNYRHILPLSAIFGATFMMFADMLARTVHSPFETPVVAVVAVLGLPFFLLVECKGRGITS
- a CDS encoding NAD(P)/FAD-dependent oxidoreductase — its product is MQQEQVFDVTIIGGGPAGLYSAFYSGLREMKTKIIEFQPRLGGKIHVYPEKMIWDVGGLTPISGEKLIQQLVEQGLTFQPEVVLNEKVESIQRSDDGFFELQTLSGQIHYSKTVIVAVGSGILNPKKLEIEGAERYEVSNLNYTVKSMQRFKGKTVIISGGGNSAIDWANELEPIAGRVYLTYRKDQLNGHEAQATQLRNSSVVCLLNTSITKLIASEEHDRIAHVELTKHDTGEVEYLSIDEVIINHGYERDTTLLQNSTIHIEMAQNYYISGSSTSESSVEGLYAVGDILYHPGKVNLIAGAFQDAANAVNKAKLYIQPTAEKYGMVSSHNEVFKQRNRELVKQMYK